The Caulifigura coniformis genome includes a region encoding these proteins:
- a CDS encoding serine hydrolase encodes MRSGLLTGAVLTCLTVTASAGDKWEYLQDRSPAQFQQDFNRLTGDDYRPVTLQFSTFDSAPLYNALFVQDFGPFAWHMRSGIGLEECDRLLASEPKKGFRPITLGACLEGGKPSLGIVFVRDGGRRPWEVKLRLTPAGFRTESAAMAKRGFRPEAVAAYPGQSGVRLAALFVEAAGQAHETKFDLTELDAKAFSDKAWADNRQRVIALTAYPAGKRTRFALVTAADGADGDVVFGLSRAELARELERRRGGTLGVRTVVPYQVDGQMRVAAVFEAPPLELPVTGDSEPELTVFDAALQGYMGEKRLRGATLAVSRNGRLLLSRGYGYVDAEERTAMPPDAMMRLASNAKPLTAMLIQKLARDGKLPLNTRVREFLDIRPPTGRKLDDRWNDVTVEMLLKHRGGWDRKVAIDGHPDGLDPMFEHVLIAKELHRSPPLKPRDFIDFMAGQPLQFQPGEKYAYSNFGYCLLGRVAEQVTGQTYVDALQKEILKPLGATDIELARSRPDDRNPREPVYRDPGESPNALTAAGESVRAADGSYIAEALDSHGGLIASAPHLLKVLDAYWIDGPPRRPGERREYRHLGSLPGNFSVMIQRQDGVNIVCNFNQRTDPAVKGDEGIVKLLNDVADSIRDWPPP; translated from the coding sequence ATGCGAAGCGGGCTATTGACCGGAGCGGTTCTGACGTGTCTCACGGTCACGGCCTCCGCGGGGGACAAGTGGGAGTACCTGCAGGACCGCTCTCCCGCACAATTCCAGCAGGACTTCAATCGCCTCACTGGCGACGACTACCGACCTGTCACCCTGCAGTTTTCAACGTTCGATTCGGCCCCGCTCTACAACGCGCTCTTCGTGCAGGACTTCGGGCCGTTCGCGTGGCACATGCGCTCCGGCATCGGTCTCGAGGAATGCGACAGGCTCCTCGCCTCGGAACCGAAGAAGGGGTTTCGGCCGATCACCCTCGGGGCCTGCCTGGAAGGGGGGAAGCCGTCGCTGGGGATCGTGTTCGTCCGCGACGGCGGTCGTCGCCCCTGGGAGGTCAAACTGCGGTTGACGCCTGCAGGGTTCAGAACGGAATCCGCGGCCATGGCCAAACGCGGCTTTCGCCCGGAAGCGGTGGCCGCTTATCCGGGGCAGTCCGGTGTCCGATTGGCGGCTCTGTTTGTTGAAGCTGCCGGCCAGGCGCACGAAACCAAATTCGACCTGACCGAACTCGACGCCAAGGCCTTCTCTGACAAAGCCTGGGCCGACAACCGCCAGCGCGTCATCGCGCTCACAGCCTATCCCGCGGGCAAGCGGACCCGTTTTGCCTTGGTCACCGCGGCCGACGGCGCCGATGGCGACGTTGTCTTCGGGCTGTCGCGGGCAGAACTGGCCCGCGAACTCGAACGGCGTCGCGGCGGCACGCTCGGCGTTCGCACCGTCGTCCCTTATCAGGTCGACGGCCAGATGCGCGTCGCCGCCGTCTTCGAGGCCCCGCCGCTGGAACTCCCGGTCACGGGCGACTCCGAGCCGGAGCTGACCGTCTTCGACGCCGCCCTGCAGGGCTACATGGGGGAAAAACGCCTGCGCGGCGCGACGCTCGCCGTCAGCCGCAACGGCCGGCTGCTTCTCTCACGCGGCTACGGATACGTCGACGCTGAAGAACGGACTGCGATGCCGCCGGACGCCATGATGCGGCTCGCCAGCAATGCGAAGCCGCTCACGGCGATGCTCATCCAGAAGCTGGCCCGCGATGGCAAGCTGCCGCTCAACACCCGCGTCCGCGAGTTTCTCGACATCAGGCCACCAACTGGCCGCAAGCTCGATGACCGCTGGAACGACGTCACCGTCGAGATGCTTCTCAAGCATCGCGGTGGATGGGACCGCAAGGTGGCGATCGACGGCCATCCCGACGGGCTCGACCCGATGTTCGAACACGTCCTGATCGCCAAAGAACTGCATCGATCTCCCCCTCTGAAGCCCCGGGACTTCATCGACTTCATGGCCGGCCAGCCGTTGCAGTTCCAGCCGGGCGAGAAGTACGCCTATTCCAACTTTGGCTACTGCCTGCTGGGCCGCGTTGCAGAACAAGTGACCGGCCAGACCTATGTCGACGCCCTGCAGAAGGAGATCCTCAAGCCGCTGGGCGCGACCGACATCGAGCTTGCCCGTTCACGTCCTGACGACCGCAATCCGCGCGAACCGGTCTACCGCGATCCGGGGGAGTCACCAAATGCCCTCACGGCCGCCGGCGAGTCCGTCCGGGCGGCCGACGGTTCTTACATCGCCGAAGCGCTGGATTCGCATGGAGGTCTCATCGCCAGCGCGCCCCATCTCCTGAAAGTGCTGGATGCGTACTGGATCGACGGGCCCCCTCGCCGGCCGGGTGAACGCCGCGAATACCGGCATCTCGGATCGCTCCCCGGGAACTTCTCGGTGATGATCCAGAGGCAGGACGGCGTGAACATCGTCTGCAATTTCAACCAGCGGACCGATCCGGCCGTCAAAGGGGACGAAGGGATCGTCAAGCTCCTGAACGACGTCGCCGACTCCATCCGCGACTGGCCGCCGCCGTAG
- a CDS encoding diacylglycerol kinase family protein — MTEVRPIPDESRPLGRTTLLNAFRVAFSGFAYALRTQRNLQIHVAIAGIVVTAGLFFGLNRLEWCLIIVCIGLTGTAELLNTSVEVLVDLLSPEYHERARVAKDVAAAAVLCSALASAVVGVLVFGPRLAG; from the coding sequence ATGACTGAAGTGCGACCCATTCCTGATGAAAGTCGACCGCTCGGCCGAACGACTCTTCTCAATGCGTTCCGCGTGGCGTTCTCCGGCTTCGCTTACGCGCTGAGAACGCAGCGGAACCTGCAGATCCACGTGGCGATTGCGGGGATCGTCGTGACGGCCGGGTTGTTCTTCGGCTTGAACCGGCTCGAGTGGTGTCTGATCATCGTGTGCATCGGCCTGACGGGGACGGCCGAACTGCTGAACACGTCGGTCGAGGTGCTCGTCGACCTGCTGTCGCCCGAGTACCACGAACGGGCCCGCGTCGCGAAAGACGTCGCCGCCGCCGCGGTGCTCTGTTCGGCCCTCGCGTCGGCGGTGGTTGGAGTGCTGGTTTTCGGCCCGCGGCTGGCGGGGTGA
- the dnaG gene encoding DNA primase, which produces MATDLSNDLREQVRAQTDIVGLISEAMSLQPRMGGREYAGLCPFHEDHDPSLRVYPDRQTYKCWVCNEGGDVFSWIQKREAVGFREALEILARRASIEIPKHSGRSDGSSENKAALFEVLVWAEGIFHQEFVSGPSGSKARDYIRSRGFTAETVRRFRVGYHPNDWEWLQRQARGKFSNDQLEAVKLIGKRDGDRGYYDNFVDRVVFPIRNERAQVVGFGGRVLPGADDSHGKYWNSPESPVFFKSRLVYGLDFAREGLKQSGTAVVTEGYTDCIMCHQHGLNNVVGTLGTALTDQHVTTLKRFVKKVVLVYDGDNAGQRAAEKAVERFVAQDVDLRIMTLPENKDPDEYLSAYGADAWRELADAAPEAWEYKFQTLRKRYTLDTVSSRQQVLDEMLTVLSVAPKNAANIREGMYLSNLAQRLGASEQQVRDRYRDLRGRTVRRTAVMDEPPMADEELTRLLSGKLTRDDRMECELLQILFTAPELGPTIQEHVAPDTIRHPHLRKLLSVCYAQLDVSTTPSRDGLFAAIEDGGLKRLAVWLDAESQAKRLGQKLTDKDGLGGLPAAGSPAGAGHETTRGASTAQAGDAPRLDDGCPLLLRRSIENLQWRREEQSHQRIAVQLSADGDGTRRLDESAAELLRKAAEFHQRRANKKAPV; this is translated from the coding sequence TTGGCCACTGACCTGTCGAACGATCTTCGCGAGCAGGTCCGGGCCCAGACCGATATTGTCGGCCTGATCTCCGAGGCGATGTCTCTTCAGCCCCGGATGGGTGGCCGCGAATACGCCGGCCTCTGTCCCTTCCACGAGGACCATGATCCGTCGCTGCGGGTTTATCCCGACCGGCAGACGTACAAGTGCTGGGTGTGTAACGAAGGGGGCGACGTCTTCTCCTGGATCCAGAAGCGCGAGGCGGTCGGCTTCCGCGAGGCGCTCGAGATCCTGGCCCGGCGGGCCAGCATCGAAATTCCGAAACACAGCGGGCGGAGTGACGGATCGTCCGAAAACAAGGCCGCCCTGTTTGAAGTTCTGGTCTGGGCCGAGGGAATCTTTCACCAGGAGTTTGTTTCCGGTCCGTCCGGGTCCAAAGCGCGCGATTACATCCGTTCGCGCGGCTTCACGGCCGAGACCGTCCGCAGGTTTCGTGTCGGTTATCACCCGAATGACTGGGAGTGGCTGCAGCGCCAGGCACGCGGCAAATTCTCGAACGATCAGCTGGAAGCGGTGAAGTTGATCGGCAAACGCGACGGTGATCGCGGCTATTACGACAATTTCGTCGACCGGGTCGTGTTTCCGATTCGCAACGAACGGGCCCAGGTTGTTGGATTTGGAGGACGTGTCCTCCCAGGCGCTGACGACAGTCACGGCAAGTACTGGAACAGCCCCGAAAGCCCGGTGTTTTTCAAGAGCCGCCTCGTTTACGGGTTAGATTTTGCCCGCGAGGGTCTGAAGCAATCAGGCACGGCCGTCGTCACCGAAGGCTATACCGACTGCATCATGTGTCATCAGCATGGACTGAACAACGTCGTGGGAACGCTGGGAACGGCCCTGACCGACCAGCATGTCACGACGCTGAAGCGATTCGTGAAAAAAGTCGTGCTGGTGTACGACGGAGACAACGCCGGACAGAGGGCGGCGGAAAAAGCCGTGGAGCGCTTCGTGGCGCAGGACGTCGACCTGCGGATCATGACCCTTCCTGAAAACAAAGACCCGGATGAGTACCTTTCCGCATACGGAGCTGACGCCTGGCGCGAGCTTGCCGACGCCGCTCCCGAAGCCTGGGAGTACAAGTTTCAAACCCTGCGTAAACGTTACACGCTCGACACTGTGAGCAGTCGGCAGCAAGTGCTGGACGAGATGCTAACCGTACTGAGTGTCGCGCCGAAAAACGCCGCAAACATCCGAGAAGGGATGTACCTTTCCAATCTCGCTCAGAGGCTGGGAGCTTCGGAACAGCAGGTCCGCGACCGTTATCGCGATCTTCGCGGTCGTACGGTCAGGCGGACGGCGGTCATGGACGAACCGCCGATGGCTGACGAAGAGCTGACTCGCCTCCTTTCCGGGAAACTCACCCGGGACGATCGGATGGAATGCGAGTTGCTTCAAATCCTGTTTACCGCGCCCGAACTGGGCCCGACGATTCAGGAACATGTCGCGCCTGACACGATCCGGCATCCGCACCTGCGGAAACTCCTGTCGGTCTGTTACGCGCAACTCGATGTGAGCACCACCCCCTCACGCGATGGCCTGTTTGCGGCCATCGAAGACGGGGGTCTGAAGCGCCTCGCCGTATGGCTGGACGCAGAGTCGCAGGCGAAACGCCTGGGACAAAAACTGACGGATAAGGATGGTCTCGGCGGACTGCCGGCCGCGGGTTCCCCCGCGGGCGCCGGCCACGAGACAACGCGAGGTGCTTCGACGGCCCAGGCCGGCGACGCGCCTCGACTGGACGACGGCTGTCCTCTTCTCCTTCGGCGGTCGATTGAAAACCTCCAATGGCGCCGGGAAGAGCAGTCGCATCAGCGGATCGCAGTCCAGCTTTCCGCAGACGGCGACGGAACGCGCCGACTTGACGAATCAGCCGCCGAGCTGCTTCGGAAAGCCGCTGAGTTTCACCAGAGACGAGCAAACAAAAAAGCCCCGGTTTGA
- the rpoD gene encoding RNA polymerase sigma factor RpoD: protein MHPFDDGLKQLTDLGRKQGYLTFTQINDYLPDEAVNPEKLDTLLMQIEEMGLEVRDEHRPALKAAAPPVKPKRGGKTAKPLADLIAMEGGRRIDDPVRLYLTQMGEIPLLTREQEIFLAKTIELTRKRFRQFLLESDFIAQQVIDVLGQVEAGELPFDRTIKVSLTEGMEKDQILGRMPHNLKTVQYLFEKNQADFTRIMDENTSQSEKTAAENALKQRRRKIALLVEEMSVRTQRLQPIMQRLEQISRRMNNISSQIEQLKKLKSAKDERSNLQQELNDLMKMTLETPQSLKARISETKDRFEAYDKAMKGLSAGNLRLVVSIAKKYRNRGMSFLDLIQEGNTGLMRAVDKYEYRRGYKFSTYATWWIRQAITRAIADQARTIRIPVHMIETMTKLRRAGKQLFHELGREPSIEEMAELAGVNLEEAQRVMKIARTPISLDRPVGESEDSYFGEFIEDHSSDSPVTSASSEMLKDKIDVVLKTLTYREREIIKLRYGLGDGYTYTLEEVGRIFKVTRERVRQIEAKAVRKLQHPVRSKQLKGFLDQLTAAGIGV from the coding sequence GTGCATCCCTTTGACGATGGCCTGAAGCAGCTGACCGACCTGGGCCGCAAACAGGGTTACCTGACGTTCACGCAGATCAACGACTATCTGCCCGATGAAGCCGTCAACCCGGAAAAACTCGACACCCTCCTCATGCAGATCGAGGAGATGGGGCTCGAGGTGCGCGATGAACACCGGCCGGCCCTCAAGGCGGCCGCCCCCCCGGTCAAGCCCAAACGCGGCGGGAAGACGGCCAAGCCCCTCGCCGACCTCATCGCGATGGAAGGCGGTCGCCGCATCGACGACCCCGTCCGCCTCTACCTCACCCAGATGGGCGAAATCCCGCTCCTCACCCGCGAGCAGGAGATCTTCCTCGCCAAGACGATCGAACTCACCCGCAAACGCTTCCGCCAGTTCCTGCTCGAAAGCGATTTCATCGCCCAGCAGGTGATCGATGTCCTCGGACAGGTCGAAGCCGGCGAACTCCCGTTCGACCGCACCATCAAGGTGTCGCTCACCGAAGGCATGGAAAAGGACCAGATCCTGGGCCGCATGCCGCATAACCTGAAAACCGTGCAGTACCTGTTCGAAAAGAACCAGGCCGACTTCACGCGCATCATGGACGAAAACACGTCGCAGTCCGAAAAGACCGCGGCCGAAAACGCCCTCAAGCAGCGCCGTCGCAAGATCGCCCTGCTCGTCGAGGAAATGTCCGTCCGCACGCAGCGCCTGCAGCCGATCATGCAGCGGCTCGAGCAGATCAGCCGCCGGATGAACAACATCTCCAGCCAGATCGAACAGCTGAAGAAACTGAAGTCCGCCAAGGACGAACGCTCGAACCTTCAGCAGGAACTCAACGACCTGATGAAGATGACCCTCGAGACCCCGCAGTCCCTCAAGGCGCGGATCTCTGAAACGAAGGACCGCTTCGAAGCCTACGACAAGGCCATGAAGGGTCTGTCGGCTGGCAACCTGCGGCTCGTCGTGTCGATCGCCAAGAAGTACCGCAACCGCGGCATGTCGTTCCTCGACCTCATCCAGGAAGGGAACACCGGCCTCATGCGGGCGGTCGACAAGTACGAATACCGCCGCGGCTACAAGTTCTCGACCTACGCCACCTGGTGGATCCGGCAGGCCATCACCCGCGCCATCGCGGACCAGGCCCGCACCATCCGCATCCCGGTGCACATGATCGAAACGATGACCAAGCTCCGTCGGGCCGGCAAACAGCTCTTCCACGAGCTCGGCCGCGAACCGTCGATCGAAGAAATGGCCGAACTCGCGGGCGTGAACCTCGAGGAAGCCCAGCGGGTCATGAAAATCGCACGGACCCCGATCAGCCTCGACCGGCCCGTCGGCGAAAGCGAAGACAGCTACTTCGGTGAATTCATCGAAGATCACTCCAGCGACAGCCCGGTCACCAGCGCCTCCAGCGAAATGCTGAAGGACAAGATCGACGTCGTCCTCAAGACGCTCACCTACCGCGAACGCGAGATCATCAAGCTCCGGTATGGCCTGGGCGACGGCTACACCTACACCCTCGAAGAGGTCGGCCGCATCTTCAAGGTGACGCGCGAACGCGTTCGCCAGATCGAAGCCAAGGCCGTCCGCAAGCTGCAGCACCCGGTGCGGTCGAAGCAGCTCAAAGGCTTCCTCGACCAGCTCACCGCCGCCGGAATCGGCGTCTGA
- a CDS encoding PIG-L family deacetylase yields the protein MSADSTEPLDVIAVGAHPDDVEVGLGGTIAKMCRQGYRVGIVDLTDGEPTPRCPSPEVRLAEAQAAAEILGVQFRMVLDLPNRKLFDTYEARIKLASVLRRYRPRLVIGIFGKTPMASPDHWQASQITDAAVFYARLSKWDSEFDGHPVHTVERQLWYALSLNTPAKLEDGAFVSDISDTLEIKMEALRAYKTQFPVTKERIFRMVQAHAHFYGSPAGFLAGELLIAPSLIGVRDVVETVCGPREVKKQDPIMPDGELPQST from the coding sequence ATGTCCGCCGATTCGACCGAGCCCCTGGACGTCATTGCCGTCGGCGCTCATCCCGACGATGTCGAGGTCGGCCTCGGCGGCACAATCGCGAAGATGTGCCGGCAGGGCTATCGCGTCGGAATCGTCGACCTTACCGACGGCGAACCGACCCCCCGCTGCCCGTCTCCGGAAGTCCGTCTCGCCGAAGCGCAGGCCGCCGCCGAGATCCTCGGCGTCCAGTTCCGGATGGTGCTCGACCTTCCCAATCGAAAGCTGTTCGACACCTACGAAGCCCGCATCAAGCTGGCCAGCGTCCTGCGCCGCTATCGGCCGAGGCTCGTGATCGGCATCTTCGGGAAGACTCCGATGGCCTCCCCCGATCACTGGCAGGCGTCGCAGATCACCGACGCCGCCGTGTTCTATGCGCGGCTGTCGAAATGGGATTCCGAGTTCGACGGACATCCCGTCCATACGGTCGAACGCCAGCTGTGGTACGCCCTCAGCCTCAATACGCCGGCCAAGCTCGAAGACGGCGCCTTCGTGTCGGACATCTCCGACACGCTCGAGATCAAGATGGAGGCCCTGCGGGCCTACAAGACCCAGTTCCCCGTCACCAAGGAACGGATCTTCCGCATGGTGCAGGCCCACGCCCACTTCTACGGCAGCCCGGCCGGATTCCTCGCCGGTGAACTCCTCATCGCCCCCTCGCTCATCGGTGTTCGCGACGTCGTCGAAACTGTCTGCGGCCCACGGGAAGTGAAGAAGCAGGACCCGATCATGCCCGACGGCGAACTGCCACAGTCGACGTAG
- a CDS encoding sugar phosphate isomerase/epimerase family protein: MSVSRRQFLASAAVAAALPARSLLQAADPIVRNGKPYMKLSLAAYSFNKYLPSNRAPSKTPPRMTLEQFVDYCASLDLEGTELTSYYFPKDVTPASLNALKAQTHRLGLDISGTSIGNDFCLVDGPERDAQLKLCRDWIDHSAALGAPVIRIFAGKIAKGDTEAKAVERCVAGIEQSLEYAAEKGVALALENHGGITATPAQLLGIVKAVKPSPWFGINFDSGNFRTPDPYSDLEQIAPYAINAQVKVSVSHGEKEKKQPADFGRIVEILKAAKYRGYLALEYEEPEDPWETIPGLLKTLRGLIG; encoded by the coding sequence ATGTCTGTTTCACGACGCCAGTTCCTGGCCTCGGCCGCCGTGGCCGCCGCACTCCCTGCCCGCTCTCTCCTGCAGGCGGCCGATCCGATTGTCCGGAACGGCAAGCCCTACATGAAGCTGTCGCTCGCGGCCTACTCGTTCAACAAGTATCTCCCCAGCAACCGGGCGCCCTCGAAAACCCCTCCCAGGATGACGCTGGAGCAGTTCGTCGACTACTGCGCCTCCCTCGACCTCGAAGGGACCGAGCTGACCAGCTACTACTTCCCGAAAGACGTCACGCCCGCCTCCCTCAACGCCCTCAAGGCCCAGACCCACCGCCTCGGCCTCGACATCTCCGGCACTTCGATCGGCAACGATTTCTGCCTCGTGGACGGCCCCGAGCGAGACGCCCAGCTCAAGCTCTGCCGCGACTGGATCGATCACTCCGCCGCCCTCGGCGCGCCCGTGATCCGCATCTTCGCGGGCAAGATCGCCAAGGGTGACACCGAAGCGAAAGCCGTGGAGCGGTGCGTCGCCGGCATCGAGCAGTCGCTGGAATACGCGGCGGAAAAAGGCGTGGCCCTCGCGCTCGAAAACCATGGCGGCATCACGGCGACGCCGGCGCAGCTCCTGGGCATCGTGAAGGCCGTGAAGCCTTCCCCCTGGTTCGGAATCAATTTCGACAGTGGAAACTTCCGCACACCCGATCCCTACAGCGACCTCGAACAGATCGCCCCCTACGCGATCAACGCCCAGGTCAAGGTCTCCGTCAGCCACGGCGAAAAAGAGAAGAAACAGCCGGCCGACTTCGGACGCATTGTCGAGATCCTCAAGGCCGCGAAGTACCGCGGTTACCTCGCGCTCGAATACGAAGAGCCCGAAGACCCCTGGGAAACGATCCCCGGCCTCCTTAAGACGCTCCGCGGCCTCATCGGCTGA
- a CDS encoding anti-sigma factor, translating to MEKLTRLTTEQRDNLTAYLDGELDDDGTRQIETVLAHSTVARNDVEVLAKTYELLDLLPRPKASGEFTEKTVQTAKLGEVRLDPRQTVWYRHGQRILRWASWALLLFVASCVGFAVARYQIPRQQDVLLDNFEVIQKLDDYEKAGSFEFLDALSHDSGLLKRMGGGRATP from the coding sequence ATGGAAAAACTGACTCGCCTCACCACTGAGCAACGCGACAACCTCACCGCCTATCTCGACGGCGAGCTGGACGATGACGGAACGCGCCAGATCGAGACCGTGCTCGCCCACAGCACCGTCGCGCGGAACGACGTCGAAGTCCTCGCGAAGACCTACGAGCTGCTCGACCTCCTCCCGCGCCCGAAGGCCTCCGGCGAGTTCACCGAGAAAACCGTGCAGACGGCCAAGCTCGGCGAGGTCCGCCTCGATCCCCGCCAGACGGTCTGGTATCGCCACGGACAGCGCATCCTCCGCTGGGCCAGCTGGGCCCTCCTCCTGTTCGTCGCCTCCTGCGTCGGCTTCGCCGTCGCCCGCTACCAGATCCCCCGACAGCAGGATGTCCTCCTCGACAACTTCGAAGTCATCCAGAAGCTCGACGACTATGAAAAGGCCGGCAGCTTCGAGTTCCTGGATGCCCTGAGCCACGACTCGGGGCTCCTCAAGCGGATGGGAGGCGGCCGTGCGACTCCATAG
- a CDS encoding RNA polymerase sigma factor, producing MPSTAVPISSPYLRDPDVQLMMRARDGDDDAFSELVSRFQDRLVALLTNMVGNAENAEDLAQDVFLRIYKARNGYEPNAKFSTWLFAIAHNVACNSKRSKVRRKEVQMQPADSGAAPTAMPEEAVPEKSALMPTRLIARKELQDRVQAAMANLNERQRMAVLLHKFEGMSYADIGAALEMTPQAVKSLLSRARDNLREQLEAFVR from the coding sequence GTGCCAAGCACGGCGGTCCCGATCTCCTCCCCCTACCTCCGCGATCCGGACGTGCAACTGATGATGCGCGCCCGAGATGGCGACGATGACGCATTTTCAGAACTCGTCTCCCGGTTCCAGGATCGCCTGGTCGCCCTGTTGACCAACATGGTCGGGAACGCCGAGAACGCCGAAGACCTCGCCCAGGACGTGTTCCTTCGCATCTACAAGGCCCGCAACGGCTACGAGCCGAACGCCAAGTTCTCCACCTGGCTGTTCGCGATCGCACACAACGTCGCCTGCAACTCCAAACGGTCCAAGGTCCGTCGCAAAGAAGTGCAGATGCAGCCGGCCGACTCCGGAGCCGCCCCCACGGCCATGCCGGAAGAGGCGGTCCCCGAAAAATCGGCCCTGATGCCGACCCGGCTCATCGCCAGGAAGGAACTCCAGGATCGCGTCCAGGCCGCCATGGCCAACCTGAACGAACGGCAGCGTATGGCCGTCCTCCTCCATAAGTTCGAAGGCATGAGCTACGCCGATATCGGAGCGGCGCTGGAAATGACTCCGCAGGCGGTCAAGTCGCTCCTCTCACGGGCCCGCGACAACCTCCGAGAACAGCTCGAAGCCTTTGTGAGATGA
- a CDS encoding metallophosphoesterase family protein yields the protein MSDVFRFVHATNLRLDQPLTGAGALTADERALVEDATLTAFARIIDACIQHQVDCLLLTGDCFEFQSGTLRGRLQMQRGLERLSDKGISAFILCGALDPPSSWKRGMALPPNTTLFTADDDEPVDLMTEGRTIASIAPIAMATSDDSSWREGPLNWRTPAGAFRIGLVGAGTPIRWEGSTPLPMAGPGVSPAAARLVQRAIEHGVNYLGLGEGAERSTLNLPSGIAHDPGSPQGLNAGESGPKGCSLIEVNSRGQAEIKFLPSGGVRWMSLSVDAPAAVDINQLAERMALVAMESEPHATDDLWLVRWTVRGTTGQWASALADGRNQSDLWDRLERELGAIGGPRRRHTLDVVARPSVERRIDREPGQRDLFEDFCENIDEDALEALEAFKAEMNSPEWSSRGWVRHVRQALSRTSAGDVSRRARDLGESWLG from the coding sequence ATGTCGGACGTGTTTCGCTTCGTTCACGCCACCAACCTGCGCCTCGACCAGCCATTGACGGGTGCCGGTGCGCTCACGGCCGATGAACGGGCTCTTGTTGAAGACGCCACGCTCACCGCATTCGCGCGGATCATCGATGCGTGCATCCAGCATCAGGTCGATTGCCTGCTGCTCACCGGCGATTGCTTTGAGTTCCAGTCGGGGACGCTCCGCGGCCGCCTGCAGATGCAGCGGGGGCTGGAACGCCTGAGCGACAAAGGGATTTCGGCGTTCATCCTCTGCGGGGCACTCGACCCGCCATCGTCGTGGAAGCGAGGGATGGCGCTCCCCCCGAATACGACGCTGTTCACGGCGGACGACGACGAGCCGGTCGACCTGATGACCGAAGGGCGAACGATCGCCTCGATCGCGCCGATCGCGATGGCGACTTCGGACGATTCAAGCTGGCGCGAGGGACCTTTGAACTGGCGGACGCCGGCGGGGGCGTTCCGGATCGGTCTCGTGGGGGCGGGCACGCCGATTCGCTGGGAGGGCAGCACTCCGTTGCCGATGGCCGGCCCCGGGGTTTCGCCGGCAGCCGCCCGGCTGGTGCAACGGGCGATCGAACACGGCGTCAACTACCTGGGGCTCGGTGAAGGGGCCGAGCGGTCGACGCTGAATCTCCCCAGCGGCATTGCGCACGATCCGGGCAGTCCACAGGGTCTGAACGCGGGCGAATCGGGCCCGAAAGGGTGCAGTCTGATCGAGGTGAACTCCCGGGGGCAGGCGGAGATCAAGTTCCTGCCGTCGGGGGGCGTCCGCTGGATGTCGCTGTCGGTCGACGCGCCGGCCGCGGTCGATATCAACCAGCTGGCCGAGCGGATGGCGCTCGTCGCCATGGAATCGGAGCCGCACGCCACGGACGACCTGTGGCTTGTCCGCTGGACCGTTCGGGGCACCACGGGCCAATGGGCTTCGGCCCTTGCCGATGGACGGAATCAGTCGGACCTGTGGGACCGGCTGGAGCGGGAACTGGGCGCGATCGGTGGACCGCGTCGGCGGCATACGCTGGACGTCGTCGCCCGCCCGTCGGTGGAACGTCGGATCGATCGCGAACCGGGCCAGCGCGATCTGTTCGAGGACTTCTGCGAGAACATTGATGAGGACGCCCTGGAAGCCCTCGAGGCGTTCAAGGCGGAAATGAACAGCCCGGAATGGTCGAGCCGGGGCTGGGTGCGGCACGTGCGTCAGGCCCTGTCGCGAACGTCGGCGGGAGATGTCTCCCGCCGCGCGCGTGACCTGGGGGAAAGCTGGCTGGGGTAA